The Parabacteroides sp. AD58 genome includes a window with the following:
- a CDS encoding beta-N-acetylglucosaminidase domain-containing protein, which translates to MKKMWMTTACLLLTTMVMGQVSELSPTPQSCVVGKGTYPKPSIFLFKGLNETDTVNQRIAKNLLPVQEKEGKYWKLVIGEADDRSVRSVRKKVPQQSEGYYLRVRDHEIIIAGRDERGTFYGLQTLKQLLRESTMQELEITDYPDVPFRGIVEGYYGKPMDFETHLRMFGYYGANKMNIYLYGPKDDPYHSSPHWRQPYPEKEAQEIREMARVARNNGLDFVWAIHPGKDIHWNQADRDSVILKFESMYQLGVRAFAVFFDDISGEGAKADKQVELLNYINEHFIHQKSDVKPLIMCPTEYNREWTDPKNQYLETLGSKLNPDIAIMWTGNSVICNIQQEDMDWINERIKRKAFIWWNYPVNDYVMDHLLLGPVYGNSLHIADKMSGFVSNPMEHAEASKVGVFGVADYCWNMEAYDSDKSWNLALKQLMPTDADAFKLFAEHNADPGTNVHHFERNESVRIKPVLDEFLQQVLQQTATFKEDEIRTEFENIVYVADLLMANEDNPYLAEEISPWYQQFKTLGEMGIEVMNLYKAWQEQYQEAFLKSYRHLRALQHAWYKYDMTMNQDVPQPGVKTGSKVLKPFVDKLFVYLTDEYNHRFQAELPTTLNYSAYKLESNVEQLKNLPVFLRNKTKITVSPLNEVLKWQDGGQLTLSLGEAVSTTELRLDLGDQQLDWIKVEIQQADSNWTEVQLANLWESVYQVKLEGKEVTAFRLTNRAGQSKECRLKTLYLQQAEAKTADKK; encoded by the coding sequence ATGAAAAAGATGTGGATGACGACAGCATGTTTGCTGTTAACAACAATGGTAATGGGGCAAGTGTCGGAGCTTTCGCCGACACCTCAATCATGTGTTGTTGGAAAAGGGACATATCCGAAACCAAGTATTTTCCTTTTTAAGGGATTGAATGAAACAGATACGGTTAATCAACGGATAGCAAAGAATTTACTTCCGGTACAGGAAAAAGAGGGAAAGTACTGGAAACTGGTTATAGGTGAAGCTGATGACCGGTCTGTCCGTTCTGTTCGGAAAAAGGTTCCTCAACAAAGTGAAGGTTATTATCTTAGGGTTAGAGATCATGAGATAATTATTGCCGGTCGAGATGAACGTGGAACATTTTACGGATTGCAGACATTGAAACAGCTTTTGCGGGAATCGACGATGCAAGAGCTGGAAATTACAGATTATCCGGATGTGCCTTTCCGTGGAATAGTGGAAGGCTATTACGGGAAGCCCATGGATTTCGAAACACATTTGCGGATGTTTGGTTATTATGGGGCAAACAAGATGAACATCTATTTGTACGGACCGAAAGACGATCCGTATCACAGTTCGCCACATTGGAGGCAGCCATATCCGGAAAAGGAAGCACAGGAAATACGGGAGATGGCTCGTGTGGCACGCAATAACGGATTGGATTTCGTATGGGCTATTCATCCAGGGAAGGATATTCATTGGAATCAGGCCGACCGTGATTCAGTGATTCTGAAGTTTGAGTCGATGTATCAGCTGGGAGTCCGTGCATTTGCCGTCTTCTTTGATGATATCAGTGGCGAAGGAGCCAAGGCTGATAAACAGGTAGAGTTGCTGAATTATATCAATGAGCATTTTATTCATCAGAAGTCGGATGTGAAGCCTTTGATCATGTGTCCAACGGAATATAACCGGGAATGGACCGATCCGAAGAATCAGTATCTTGAAACGTTGGGATCGAAACTAAATCCAGACATCGCGATTATGTGGACGGGTAACTCGGTGATCTGCAATATCCAGCAAGAAGATATGGACTGGATCAATGAACGGATTAAACGGAAGGCTTTTATCTGGTGGAACTATCCGGTAAACGATTACGTGATGGATCATCTGTTGCTTGGTCCGGTTTATGGAAATAGCCTGCATATTGCCGACAAGATGTCTGGCTTTGTCTCCAATCCGATGGAGCATGCCGAGGCTTCGAAAGTTGGAGTTTTTGGCGTAGCTGATTATTGCTGGAATATGGAAGCATACGATAGTGATAAATCTTGGAACCTGGCCTTGAAACAGCTGATGCCGACAGACGCCGATGCCTTTAAGCTCTTTGCTGAACACAATGCCGATCCGGGTACGAATGTGCATCATTTTGAAAGAAACGAATCAGTTCGGATCAAACCCGTATTAGATGAATTTCTACAGCAAGTTCTTCAGCAAACAGCTACATTTAAGGAAGACGAGATCCGTACCGAGTTTGAGAATATTGTGTATGTCGCTGATCTTTTGATGGCGAATGAGGATAATCCGTATTTGGCTGAAGAAATAAGTCCGTGGTACCAGCAGTTCAAGACACTTGGAGAAATGGGTATCGAAGTCATGAACCTGTATAAAGCTTGGCAGGAACAATATCAGGAAGCATTCCTGAAGAGCTATCGTCATTTGAGAGCCTTGCAGCATGCGTGGTATAAATATGACATGACCATGAACCAGGATGTTCCACAGCCAGGGGTAAAAACCGGATCGAAGGTATTGAAACCGTTTGTAGATAAATTGTTCGTCTATCTGACGGATGAGTACAATCATCGGTTCCAGGCTGAATTGCCGACTACATTAAATTACTCGGCTTATAAGCTGGAAAGTAATGTTGAACAGCTTAAAAATCTGCCTGTATTTTTGCGGAACAAGACGAAAATAACAGTTTCTCCGTTGAATGAAGTCTTGAAGTGGCAGGACGGAGGACAGCTGACTTTGTCATTAGGCGAAGCCGTTTCAACTACTGAATTACGTCTGGACTTGGGTGACCAGCAATTGGATTGGATCAAAGTAGAAATACAGCAGGCAGATAGTAATTGGACAGAAGTGCAACTGGCTAATTTGTGGGAATCTGTTTACCAGGTAAAACTGGAAGGAAAAGAAGTTACCGCTTTCCGTCTGACCAATCGGGCTGGGCAGTCAAAAGAATGCCGGCTGAAGACGTTGTATTTGCAGCAGGCAGAAGCAAAAACTGCCGATAAGAAATAG
- a CDS encoding V-type ATP synthase subunit I, with amino-acid sequence MIVKMNKLTFLIYHKEYEAFLEKLRALGVVHVEIRQSGEVDESLQKLLQKHTSYKTLQKEMTSWAHQADEQDKKVTAAQESIEETLEGYNDKQQSIQLLTQQIPALEREIAQLEVWGEFDWNLIDKLKDNGWIIQFFNCPDKSFDEKWQDEYHAQVITRKGGQCYFITVNPAPVELEAEAVRLPKHKLSELINQQQELNKDLEEAKRQLTRFCVVHLPVVEAAIDQLQGDIELLEVKLGGEKMADGSVVLLEGWVPVDNTEEVRNMLEANGIYYEIRPAEKEDNAPIKLKNNFVTHLFEVLTKMYGLPDYGEFDPTPMLAPFYALFFGLCVGDAGYGLLLVALGFYLKKKVGQSMQGIMNLLITLGAATTIVGALVGTFFGVELVKLDLPEWIKNVMITGKYGDTGYDKTMIFALMVGMFHICFAMVVKAVCATARYGFKNALSAWGWLLFVGGSVTIGTLNYLGVITMDAFKTAFIVISAISAIGIYLLNNIRRNVFINVGAGLWDTYNMATGLMGDLLSYLRLYALGLAGGMLGGVFNNLGLQLHDSMADVLWGIPGWICFGLIFVFGHGLNIALSCLSGYVHSIRLTFVEYFKNSGYEGKGSAYKPFSSVHDKE; translated from the coding sequence AAATGACTTCATGGGCCCACCAGGCTGATGAACAGGATAAAAAAGTAACGGCAGCTCAGGAATCTATCGAAGAAACACTGGAAGGCTATAACGACAAACAGCAGAGCATACAACTGCTGACACAGCAAATCCCAGCTCTGGAAAGGGAAATCGCCCAACTGGAAGTCTGGGGTGAATTTGACTGGAATCTTATCGACAAGCTGAAGGATAACGGCTGGATCATCCAGTTCTTCAATTGTCCGGACAAGAGTTTCGACGAAAAGTGGCAAGATGAATATCATGCACAAGTGATCACCCGGAAAGGCGGACAGTGTTATTTCATTACTGTCAATCCGGCTCCCGTTGAACTGGAGGCAGAAGCTGTCCGGTTACCTAAGCACAAGTTGTCTGAGCTGATCAACCAGCAGCAGGAACTGAATAAAGACCTGGAGGAGGCCAAAAGACAACTGACCCGCTTCTGTGTGGTTCATTTGCCGGTAGTCGAAGCGGCTATCGACCAGTTGCAAGGCGATATCGAACTGCTTGAAGTCAAATTAGGCGGAGAGAAGATGGCTGACGGTTCAGTAGTTCTATTGGAAGGTTGGGTTCCGGTTGATAATACGGAAGAAGTCCGCAATATGCTGGAGGCGAATGGTATCTATTATGAAATACGTCCGGCCGAAAAAGAAGACAACGCTCCTATCAAGCTGAAGAACAATTTTGTCACTCATCTCTTTGAAGTGCTGACTAAAATGTACGGTCTGCCTGATTATGGAGAATTTGATCCAACGCCGATGCTGGCACCTTTCTATGCTTTGTTCTTCGGACTTTGTGTAGGTGACGCCGGATATGGTTTGTTATTGGTAGCATTAGGCTTCTATCTGAAGAAGAAAGTCGGTCAGTCCATGCAGGGAATCATGAACCTGCTTATCACATTGGGAGCTGCAACGACCATTGTCGGTGCTTTGGTTGGAACCTTCTTCGGTGTTGAACTAGTAAAGCTGGATCTTCCGGAATGGATAAAGAACGTCATGATTACAGGCAAATATGGAGACACCGGTTATGACAAGACGATGATCTTTGCCCTGATGGTCGGTATGTTCCACATCTGCTTTGCCATGGTTGTCAAGGCGGTTTGTGCGACGGCCCGTTACGGATTCAAGAATGCACTCTCTGCTTGGGGATGGCTTCTGTTCGTTGGTGGTTCTGTAACCATTGGAACATTGAACTACCTGGGCGTTATCACCATGGATGCTTTCAAGACGGCCTTTATCGTTATCTCAGCCATTTCGGCTATCGGTATATATCTGTTGAATAATATCCGCCGTAATGTCTTCATCAACGTAGGAGCAGGTTTGTGGGATACGTACAACATGGCTACCGGCTTGATGGGCGACTTACTGTCATACCTCCGATTGTATGCCTTAGGCTTGGCCGGCGGTATGTTGGGCGGCGTATTCAATAACTTGGGACTGCAGTTGCACGACAGCATGGCAGATGTCCTTTGGGGCATTCCCGGCTGGATCTGCTTCGGTTTAATCTTCGTATTCGGACACGGACTGAACATTGCTCTTTCTTGCTTGAGCGGTTATGTTCACTCGATCCGTCTTACATTTGTAGAATATTTCAAAAATTCAGGTTATGAAGGAAAAGGTTCAGCTTACAAACCTTTCTCTTCCGTTCACGACAAAGAATAA
- a CDS encoding DUF362 domain-containing protein, translating into MKRRDFIKTSVMAGAALTLNFDKLGAALSSNSMVVEQVPDMVAVMGGEPEVMLDKALNELGGISKYIKKGQKVVIKPNIGWDRSPEMAGNTNPKLVKALVKKCLDAGAEKVTVFDHTCDNWQKCYETSGIEKAVKEAGGIIMPANDEKYFKEVSIPNGVKLKSAKIHEALIEADVWINVPVLKNHGGAKMTCAMKNYMGIVWDRRYFHQNDLQQCIADICTWEKRPVLNIVDAYRIMHQNGPQGKTLADVATLKSLIVSPDIVAVDRAALSLFNQVKKLDLEAVAHIGRGEANHLGTTDLKSLNIKRIKL; encoded by the coding sequence ATGAAACGTCGTGATTTTATTAAGACCAGTGTTATGGCTGGAGCTGCATTAACTCTAAACTTTGATAAATTAGGTGCAGCCTTATCTTCCAATTCAATGGTTGTAGAACAAGTACCAGATATGGTAGCTGTTATGGGTGGAGAACCAGAAGTCATGCTCGACAAAGCATTAAACGAACTTGGTGGCATCAGCAAATACATCAAGAAAGGACAAAAAGTCGTCATTAAACCTAATATCGGATGGGATCGATCACCGGAGATGGCCGGTAACACGAATCCTAAGCTGGTAAAAGCTCTTGTCAAAAAATGCCTTGATGCCGGAGCTGAAAAAGTAACTGTATTCGACCACACTTGCGACAACTGGCAGAAGTGTTACGAGACAAGCGGCATTGAAAAGGCTGTAAAAGAAGCAGGTGGTATTATCATGCCTGCCAACGATGAAAAATACTTCAAAGAGGTAAGCATTCCTAATGGAGTAAAACTGAAATCGGCCAAGATTCACGAAGCACTGATCGAAGCTGATGTGTGGATCAATGTACCTGTATTGAAAAATCATGGTGGAGCAAAAATGACCTGTGCCATGAAGAATTACATGGGAATTGTATGGGACAGACGTTATTTCCACCAGAATGATTTGCAACAGTGTATTGCCGATATCTGTACATGGGAAAAGAGACCGGTGCTGAATATTGTTGATGCCTATCGTATCATGCACCAGAATGGTCCGCAGGGTAAAACTTTGGCGGATGTTGCCACACTGAAGAGCCTGATTGTTTCACCTGATATTGTAGCCGTCGACCGGGCAGCTCTTTCTCTATTCAATCAGGTAAAGAAACTTGATCTCGAAGCAGTTGCTCACATCGGCCGCGGAGAAGCGAACCATTTGGGAACAACTGATTTGAAATCATTGAATATCAAACGCATCAAACTCTGA
- a CDS encoding ATPase, whose protein sequence is MDVTLLLGYLGLGLMLALAGIGSCYGTTIAANAAEGALKKDPSKSAGYMILSAMPASQGLYGFVAFMTAGEITAENALLKFGMGISVGLVFLISAVRQGQLCANGITGMAQGHDVQTNTMIYAALPEFYAILALVGTFLV, encoded by the coding sequence ATGGATGTAACATTATTATTAGGCTATCTGGGCTTAGGCTTAATGCTGGCCCTGGCAGGTATCGGAAGCTGCTATGGTACAACAATCGCAGCAAATGCAGCAGAAGGTGCATTGAAGAAAGATCCTTCTAAATCAGCAGGCTATATGATTCTTTCAGCCATGCCTGCTTCTCAGGGTTTGTATGGTTTCGTTGCCTTTATGACGGCTGGTGAAATCACAGCTGAAAATGCGCTGTTAAAGTTCGGTATGGGTATTAGCGTAGGTCTGGTATTCTTAATTTCTGCCGTTCGTCAGGGACAGCTTTGTGCTAATGGCATCACGGGTATGGCTCAGGGTCATGATGTTCAGACTAACACCATGATTTATGCCGCACTTCCAGAATTCTATGCTATCTTGGCTCTGGTAGGTACATTCTTGGTATAA
- the nhaA gene encoding Na+/H+ antiporter NhaA has translation MERTFKVILKPLQRFAIQKPNASVLLFLATILAMILANSPLQDRYHHFLQFPVKLIFGDFSIFAHHGEPLSMLAFVNDALMAVFFFTIGLEIKQEVLVGELQSFRKALLPIVAAIGGMVIPVLFYFLICHDGPEANGAAIPMATDIAFALAVLGLLGKRVPLTMRIFLTALAVVDDIGGIIIIALFYSGHVSLQPLLISALLLLVLYLGGKMKIYNQLFYYALGFCVWMLFMESGIHPTIAGVLVAFTVPAKPKIELERFTNDMTEYLSMLDSNDVKSCNRASVLTSHQIRVLNNIHMCTDHSISPLQAIAHRLHPWVNNLILPLFAFVNAGVTFGDIRPESLLHVPLAIVLGLIAGKSLGIFSFSYLFIRSGIIPKPQGFSKRTLFAVSMLGGIGFTVALFIANLSFDTTTDMGIDLLNQAKLGVFVGSFLSGLTGYLLLRLVLPKEK, from the coding sequence ATGGAAAGAACATTCAAAGTTATCTTAAAACCTCTACAGCGTTTTGCCATTCAAAAGCCCAATGCCAGTGTGCTTTTGTTTTTAGCAACAATTCTGGCTATGATTTTGGCGAATAGTCCGCTACAAGACCGGTATCATCATTTCCTGCAATTTCCGGTCAAGCTGATCTTTGGTGATTTTAGTATTTTTGCTCATCATGGCGAACCGCTTTCCATGCTGGCATTTGTCAATGATGCATTAATGGCTGTATTCTTCTTTACCATTGGACTGGAGATCAAGCAGGAAGTACTGGTAGGCGAGTTGCAGTCATTCCGAAAAGCTTTGTTACCCATTGTGGCAGCCATTGGAGGAATGGTTATTCCTGTATTATTCTATTTCTTAATTTGTCATGATGGTCCGGAAGCTAACGGAGCGGCAATTCCGATGGCGACTGATATTGCCTTTGCTTTGGCTGTGCTTGGTTTGTTGGGTAAGCGAGTACCGCTCACCATGCGCATCTTTTTAACAGCGCTGGCTGTTGTTGATGATATTGGTGGTATTATTATCATTGCTTTATTTTATAGCGGACATGTTTCATTACAGCCATTGTTGATATCAGCTCTTCTGCTGCTGGTTTTGTATTTGGGCGGAAAGATGAAGATCTATAATCAGTTATTTTATTATGCCTTGGGCTTTTGTGTTTGGATGTTATTTATGGAATCAGGAATTCATCCTACGATAGCAGGCGTACTGGTAGCTTTTACTGTTCCGGCAAAGCCTAAGATAGAACTGGAGCGTTTCACAAACGATATGACAGAATATCTTTCGATGCTCGACTCGAATGATGTTAAGAGTTGTAACCGAGCTTCTGTTTTGACGTCACATCAGATTCGGGTATTGAACAATATTCATATGTGTACCGATCATTCCATCAGTCCGCTGCAAGCCATAGCTCATCGCTTGCATCCGTGGGTAAACAACCTGATCTTACCGTTATTTGCCTTTGTAAATGCGGGTGTTACATTTGGAGATATTCGTCCGGAGTCTCTGTTGCATGTGCCATTAGCGATTGTACTCGGACTGATTGCTGGTAAGTCATTGGGTATTTTCAGTTTTTCATATCTGTTTATCCGTAGTGGCATTATTCCAAAGCCACAAGGCTTTAGTAAACGGACTTTGTTTGCTGTTTCCATGCTTGGTGGTATAGGATTTACGGTGGCTTTGTTTATTGCGAATCTCTCGTTTGATACTACTACTGACATGGGAATTGATTTATTAAATCAGGCTAAATTGGGCGTTTTTGTTGGCTCTTTCTTATCTGGTTTAACTGGTTATTTGTTGCTGCGTTTAGTTCTGCCAAAAGAGAAGTAA
- a CDS encoding DPP IV N-terminal domain-containing protein: MLVPHLQAQTYDRLPGYVQAEKFTKDKLSKMLFSTTVDPHWFQQGNCFWYEYKTSKGNVWYVVDPTARTKKTLFDQDKIAAQLTEIVKDPFTAQQLPIQKLEAQPDGRTFTFQITSTKDAPKDTTNKKNNKKLVFYFSYDYPTQKLTWLEDKKEDTKYPEWASFSPDGKTVVYAKDLNLYRMTRADYEKLKENEKDSTVVDVQLTTFGEKDFGFGQPYSLLNTDTLCNGKRKRVYGIVWSPDSRYFAVTATDERKVKDLWVINSMASPRPTLESYKYQMPGEKEAPEEHLYLFDMQNNTYKEIKTSAYKNQTINLARKPRLQKQRDMHEVPVEWLGDSNHFYLTRSSRDLHRIDICSYTIGQDTIRPLIEERMNTYQEVRPLATIQNGKELIHWSERDGWAHLYLYDGEGNLKNRITSGPWHVDQIVKVDESRRVVYFLANGKEEGENPYYEHLYRANLDGSGVQLVTKGNFFHTVAMDDQAQFVVNNYSRVNTVPKTDLVDNTGKTIMPLEESDFSQLFAAGYKFPEPFQVKAADGITDLYGVMYKPFDFDSTMVYPIIDYVYPGPQVEATVYPFTRMSVRTDRLAQAGFIVITVGNRGGHPSRSKWYHNYGYGNLRDYGLADQKAAIEQLANRYSFIDINRVGIHGHSGGGFMSTAAILQYPDFFKVAVSCAGNHDNRIYNRWWSETHHGVKEEITEKGDTTFIYNIKTNEEIAHQLKGHLMLVHGDIDNNVHPGNTLRVVDALIRAGKRFDMLMLPQQRHGFGDMDEYFYWRMVDYFSNHLLGEQETSVDIPKR; the protein is encoded by the coding sequence ATGCTTGTTCCACATTTACAGGCACAAACGTACGATCGCCTTCCGGGTTACGTACAGGCCGAGAAATTTACCAAAGACAAACTTTCCAAGATGTTATTCTCCACAACTGTTGATCCGCACTGGTTCCAACAAGGAAATTGTTTCTGGTATGAATACAAAACAAGCAAAGGTAATGTATGGTATGTGGTTGATCCGACAGCTCGCACCAAGAAGACCTTATTTGATCAGGACAAAATAGCGGCTCAATTGACAGAAATCGTAAAAGATCCGTTTACAGCCCAACAATTACCGATCCAGAAACTGGAAGCACAGCCCGACGGACGTACTTTTACGTTCCAAATTACTTCTACCAAAGACGCTCCGAAAGATACGACCAACAAGAAGAACAACAAGAAGCTGGTATTTTATTTCTCCTACGATTATCCGACTCAAAAGCTGACATGGCTGGAAGATAAAAAGGAAGACACAAAGTATCCGGAATGGGCTTCTTTTTCTCCGGATGGCAAAACAGTTGTCTATGCCAAAGACTTGAACCTGTATCGCATGACAAGAGCTGATTACGAAAAGCTGAAAGAGAATGAAAAAGACAGTACGGTTGTGGATGTACAGCTGACAACTTTCGGCGAAAAGGATTTCGGCTTCGGTCAGCCTTACAGTCTGCTGAATACGGATACGCTTTGCAACGGAAAACGGAAACGTGTCTACGGAATTGTCTGGTCGCCTGATTCCCGTTACTTTGCTGTGACGGCAACAGACGAAAGAAAGGTAAAAGACTTGTGGGTGATTAATTCAATGGCTTCTCCCCGACCAACTTTGGAATCCTACAAATATCAGATGCCGGGTGAGAAAGAAGCTCCCGAAGAGCACTTGTATCTGTTCGATATGCAGAACAACACGTACAAGGAAATCAAGACTTCGGCTTATAAAAACCAGACAATCAATCTGGCCCGTAAGCCGCGCCTGCAGAAACAGCGCGACATGCACGAAGTCCCGGTAGAATGGTTAGGCGACAGCAATCATTTTTACCTGACACGTTCCAGCCGTGATTTGCATCGCATCGACATTTGTTCTTATACCATCGGACAGGATACTATTCGTCCGCTGATAGAAGAACGGATGAATACTTATCAGGAAGTACGTCCGCTGGCAACCATCCAGAATGGGAAAGAACTGATTCATTGGAGCGAACGTGACGGTTGGGCGCATTTGTATCTGTATGATGGCGAAGGAAACCTGAAGAATCGCATCACTTCCGGTCCGTGGCATGTGGATCAGATTGTGAAAGTAGACGAAAGCCGCCGGGTAGTTTACTTCCTGGCTAATGGAAAAGAAGAAGGAGAGAATCCGTATTACGAACATCTCTATCGGGCCAACCTGGATGGTTCAGGTGTTCAGCTGGTTACTAAAGGGAATTTCTTCCATACAGTAGCGATGGACGATCAGGCTCAGTTTGTGGTAAACAATTATTCACGCGTCAATACAGTTCCGAAGACAGATCTGGTAGATAATACAGGTAAAACGATCATGCCACTTGAAGAAAGTGATTTCTCTCAGCTGTTTGCAGCCGGATATAAGTTCCCGGAACCGTTCCAAGTGAAGGCGGCTGATGGCATTACCGATTTATACGGTGTCATGTATAAGCCATTCGACTTTGATTCTACAATGGTTTATCCAATTATTGATTACGTATATCCAGGTCCACAAGTAGAAGCTACCGTTTATCCATTTACACGTATGAGTGTCCGGACCGACCGTCTGGCACAAGCCGGATTCATCGTCATCACTGTAGGTAACCGAGGCGGGCATCCAAGCCGTTCGAAGTGGTATCATAATTATGGTTACGGCAATCTGCGCGATTATGGATTAGCCGATCAGAAGGCTGCTATCGAGCAATTGGCCAACCGCTACTCATTCATCGATATCAATCGCGTAGGTATTCATGGGCATTCGGGAGGCGGATTCATGTCAACGGCAGCGATCCTGCAATATCCGGATTTCTTCAAGGTAGCCGTTTCGTGTGCAGGAAACCACGACAACCGTATCTACAACCGCTGGTGGAGTGAGACACATCACGGCGTGAAAGAAGAAATTACCGAAAAAGGTGATACGACTTTCATCTACAACATCAAGACGAACGAAGAGATTGCTCATCAGCTGAAAGGCCACTTGATGTTGGTTCACGGCGATATTGATAATAATGTCCATCCGGGCAATACGTTGCGTGTAGTAGATGCATTGATCCGCGCCGGAAAGCGTTTCGACATGCTGATGTTACCACAACAGCGCCACGGCTTTGGCGATATGGATGAATACTTCTACTGGCGAATGGTAGATTATTTCTCTAATCATTTATTGGGAGAACAGGAAACATCCGTTGATATTCCGAAGCGATAA
- a CDS encoding aldose 1-epimerase family protein → MITLSNQQLTIQVSPAGAELCSIRGKQSCTEYLWQADPAFWKRHSPVLFPIVGSVWENKYRLDGKEYTLSQHGFARDMEFSLIEQTETEVWFQLKSDEETLKKYPSPFVLEIGYRLEQQQVQVMWRVKNPSEHEMYFQIGAHPAFYYPDFTPETAERGYFAFDKTKDLSCILISEKGCVAPDKYPLPLQEGLLPLDIHTFDKDALILEDRQISRVTLLDKQKKPHLSLEFEAPVVGLWSPPYKNAPFVCIEPWYGRCDRAHYAGEYSQKDWIQHLAGGDIFEAYYTITLHKEG, encoded by the coding sequence ATGATTACATTATCAAATCAACAACTGACAATTCAGGTTTCGCCAGCGGGAGCGGAACTTTGTAGTATCCGGGGAAAGCAGTCCTGCACAGAATATTTATGGCAGGCAGATCCGGCTTTCTGGAAACGTCATTCGCCAGTTTTATTTCCAATTGTAGGCAGCGTATGGGAAAATAAGTACCGTTTGGATGGAAAGGAATATACTTTATCTCAGCATGGGTTTGCACGAGATATGGAGTTTTCTCTGATCGAACAGACTGAAACCGAAGTCTGGTTCCAGCTGAAAAGCGATGAAGAGACCTTGAAAAAGTATCCTTCCCCATTTGTCTTGGAAATTGGTTATCGGCTGGAGCAACAGCAAGTGCAGGTGATGTGGCGGGTAAAAAATCCGTCCGAACATGAGATGTACTTTCAGATTGGTGCTCATCCTGCGTTCTATTATCCAGATTTTACCCCTGAGACAGCCGAACGTGGTTATTTTGCTTTCGACAAGACGAAGGACTTGTCGTGTATTCTAATCTCAGAAAAAGGATGTGTTGCGCCGGATAAGTATCCTTTGCCACTGCAAGAGGGTTTGCTTCCGCTGGACATTCATACATTTGATAAAGATGCTTTAATTCTGGAAGACCGCCAGATTAGCCGAGTTACGTTGCTCGATAAGCAGAAGAAACCGCATCTCTCACTGGAATTTGAAGCACCGGTAGTCGGGCTGTGGTCTCCTCCTTACAAAAATGCACCGTTTGTCTGTATAGAACCTTGGTATGGACGTTGTGACCGGGCTCATTATGCAGGTGAATACAGCCAAAAAGATTGGATACAGCATTTGGCTGGTGGTGATATATTCGAAGCGTATTATACGATAACCTTACATAAAGAGGGCTGA